The Peribacillus simplex genome contains the following window.
TCCGCCAACACCCGGTAGGTAAATGCCCGGCTCGACGGTTACGGCCATACCTGGTTCTAAAATGATATCAGACCTTAAGGATAATGCAGGACCTTCATGGACTTCCAGACCGATTCCATGTCCAGTCGAATGTCCAAAATACTGCCCGAATCCCTTTTCTTCAATTAAATTACGAGTTAGTGCATCCGCTTCCCTGCCCGTCATCCCAGGTTTAATCCCAGCCATTCCGCGCAGTTGCGCTTCTAAAACAATGTCATAAATGTTAATAAGTTCTTCACTCGGCTTGCCAACTGCTAATGTCCGAGTTATGTCAGACACATACCCGTTATAGTATGCTCCGTAATCCAATGTGACAAAATCGCCTTTTTCAATGATTTTATCCGTAGCAACTCCATGCGGGAGAGCTGACCTTACGCCAGATGCTACGATAATATCAAAGGAAGAGGAAGTTGCCCCCTGTTTCCTCATAAAGAATTCAAGTTCATTGGATACATCCAGTTCTGAAATCCCTGGACGCATGTAATCCAGAATATGTGTAAAGGCAGCGTCAGCAATAGCAGCCGCTTCCTTTAATATCTTAATCTCTGATGAAGTCTTTATCAAGCGTAAATTCTCAATAACTCCAGACACCGGCAAAAGTTGTCCTTCAATGGCCGCTTCGTATGCCTTATATGTGGCAAAAGTCAGATGATCTTGCTCAAAGCCCAGTGTGCCGATCTTCATCTCTTTTACTTGCTTACCGACCTCTTCGGTGATGGTTCCTTTGTGCTGGACGATTTCATAGCCCGTAGCCTGCTTTCCTGCTTGTTCCACATATCTGAAATCAGTGATGAATTTAGCTTCATTTTGGGAAATCAGGACGACGCCTGCGCTTCCGGTAAAATTGGTCATGAATCGGCGGTTATATGTACTGGTGATCAATAAACCATCAATGCCCACCTTTTCCATTGAGGCTCTTAAGCGCATTAGTTTATTCATTTACTTTCTCCCCTTTGCAATCTTTGTGATCGCCTGCAACGCCAATTCATATCCGTGTATCCCCAAGCCGACAATCTGTCCCGCCGATACCGGCGCGGTCACTGATTCATGCCGAAAGCTTTCACGGGCATGTATGTTCGAAATATGCACTTCCACAACTGGAACATCAATTCCGGCTATTGCATCACGAATCGCATAGCTATAATGAGTAAAAGCTCCAGGATTAATGATAATCCCGTCGATCCCCTGATCCTCTGACCAATGGAGCTTGTCGATAATCGCCCCTTCATGGTTAGTTTGAAATGAGGTTAGTTCCACATTTAACCCTTGAGCTTGCTGATGTAATAGAGCTTCCACATCCGCAAGTGTCGAGGATCCATAATGCGCAGGTTCCCGCTTCCCCAAGCGATTTAAATTCGGACCATTGATTAGTAAGATTTTTGTCATCATCAAACACCTGCTCATCATTAAAAGAATGCTTTCCATGAACATTCTATCATAATTACAAATTGTCTTACTACTTTTTTACAACCAAGAAGCAATCAGCTTTCCGATTGCTTCTCGGCCTTGTTTTTTTGACGTAGATATTCCTGATGATCATATGATATAGAATACCCTACAAAAAGACCGTATAAAATAAAAATGCAGACACTGGTTATAATCGTATTTGACGACATTTTTGAAATGGTTGGCAAATCGGCGAACATCGGTTTCAGGACAAATACCAGCAAAACCCAGCAAACCACTCCAAAAAAAATACCCGAAAAGATAC
Protein-coding sequences here:
- a CDS encoding M24 family metallopeptidase, which encodes MNKLMRLRASMEKVGIDGLLITSTYNRRFMTNFTGSAGVVLISQNEAKFITDFRYVEQAGKQATGYEIVQHKGTITEEVGKQVKEMKIGTLGFEQDHLTFATYKAYEAAIEGQLLPVSGVIENLRLIKTSSEIKILKEAAAIADAAFTHILDYMRPGISELDVSNELEFFMRKQGATSSSFDIIVASGVRSALPHGVATDKIIEKGDFVTLDYGAYYNGYVSDITRTLAVGKPSEELINIYDIVLEAQLRGMAGIKPGMTGREADALTRNLIEEKGFGQYFGHSTGHGIGLEVHEGPALSLRSDIILEPGMAVTVEPGIYLPGVGGVRIEDDTIVTIEGNEALTHSTKELIIL
- the aroQ gene encoding type II 3-dehydroquinate dehydratase — its product is MTKILLINGPNLNRLGKREPAHYGSSTLADVEALLHQQAQGLNVELTSFQTNHEGAIIDKLHWSEDQGIDGIIINPGAFTHYSYAIRDAIAGIDVPVVEVHISNIHARESFRHESVTAPVSAGQIVGLGIHGYELALQAITKIAKGRK